ggccccatccaacctggccttgaacacctccagggatggacggggatccacagcccctctgggcagcccgtgGCTGCTCACCCTCGCTGCCCACgagatactttttttcttccccacatGTAGCTTGCAAAGCATAGAAAAGCGGATTTCTCCCTGATTTTCCCCATCCTCTCCCCTCTCAATAGATTGCTGTGAACGGGACACAGCAGGAGGATGGCGAGCAAGGCAGTGCTGAACGGGGCAGCAGTGAACGGGGCAGCGATGAATGGGGCAGCAGTGAACGGGGCAGCGATGAACGGGGCAGTGATGAACGGGGCAGCGATGAATGGGGCAGCGATGAACGGGGCAGCGATGAACGGGGCAGCAATGAATGGTCACAGTGAGCACAGGGATGCGCCAGGACCAAAGTGCCGGGATGCTCTGCCAGGtaagcagaaggcagcagctggcagggatGCAGCAGCGATGCACCTTGATGGTGCAGCTGGCAGGGAtgtggcagcagtgcagcctgGCGGATCACCCTTGGCGGCAGCTGTCAGGGATGCAGCGGCAGTGCGCAGCAGCGGCACAGCTGGCAGCATCGCCGGCGTGTACGTGGAGGCTATGAAGAAGATGATGAGCTTTTATGATGCCACCAGAGAGCATCTGCTGAGCCTGGAGCCGGCGCTGCTTCTCCTCGAGGCGCAGGCGGCCACGGGTGGCATTGCTGATGTGGGGCAGAAGTCACACGTGTCCGTGGCAGAGGCCGTGCAGAGGGGGCTGGTGGGGCTGGAGCTGAAGGAGAGGCTGCTGGCTGCCGAGAGAGCAGCTGTTGGCTTCACGGACCCCTACACGGAGGAGCAGATCCCTCTGTTCCAGGCActgcagaaggagctgctcGGGAGGGAGCAGGGCCTGCGGCTGCTGGAGGCCCAGCTGGCAACCGGGGGCCTCATCGACCTGGCCACCGGCGGGCGGCTCCGGGCAGAGGCTGCCTGCGAGAAGGGGCTCCTGGATGAGGAGACGGGGCAGCTCCTGTCTGACGGCAGCGAGGAGAGCAAAGGGTTCCTCGACCCCAACAGCATGGAGAGGGTCAGCTATGCGGAGCTGAGGGGGCGATGCGCGGTGGATCCGGCCTCGGggttcctcctcctgcccctgcAGCTCACGTTTGCGGGGCTGGGAGGGCGAGTGAGCAGCACGGAGCTGCGGGACGCCGGCATCATCAGCCCCGACGTGCTCAGGGCTCTGCAGGAGGGGAAGCTGTCGGCCCGGGAGGTGGCAGAGGACGACGCGGTGCAGCGGTTCCTGCGCGGCGCAAGGAGCGTGGCCGGAGTGGTTCTGCTCTCCGGGGAGCGGAGGAGCCTTTACCAGGCACTGCGGGAGCACCTCCTGCTGCCCGGCGCTGCGCTGGCGCTGCTGCAGGTGCAAGCCTCCACCGGCAGCCTGATCGACCCCGTCCAGAACAGGAGCTTCTCCGTGGATGAGGCTGTCAGGAGCGGCCTCGTCGGCCCGGAGCTGCACGAGAAACTGTCTTCAGCAGAGAGGTCCATCAGCGGCTACAGGGACCCCTGCACCGGGGAGATGCTGTCCCTGTTCCAAGCCATGAGCAAGGGCTTCGTCCCCAGGGACCACGGCCTCCACCTCCTGGAGGCTCAGATGGCCACGGGCGGTGTCATCGCTCCGGGTCGGCACCTCCGCGTCCCCGCCGAGACCGCGTGCCGCTGGGGGTACCTGGATGAGAGCAGCCGGCAGCTCCTCGCCAATCCCACCGAGGAATGCAAAGGGTTCTTCCACCCCAGCACCCAGGAGAAGCTGAGCTACGCAGAGCTGCTGGCGCAGTGCGTCACCGACCCCAGCACCgggctcctgctgctgccgctCGGTGACGGAACCGAAGGAAGGCGCCTCTTCCTCGACCGCAGCACCCAAACGGCTCTGGAGAACACGAAGGTGCCCGTGGCTGTAGGCAAGTTCAAAGGAAAGTCGGTGTCTCTCTGGAAGCTCCTTTTCTCTGACTACATCCAGAGCGAGCAAAGAGCCGCCCTCGCCCGGCAGTACCTGGAGGGAGCGCTCTCCATGCAGGAGGTGGCCAAGGCCGTCCGTGCCGCTGTTGAGGAAATGGCTTCCACGGCCAACATCACCTTTGAAGGGCTGAGGGGACGCGTGACCGCCGACCAGCTCCTGAGCTCCGAGATCATCAACAAGGATCTGTTCAAGAAACTGAAGGAGGGGGAAACATCAGCCAAGGAAGTAGTGGGCATGGACACGGTCAGGAAGTACCTGGAAGGGACGGGGAGCattgctgggctgctgcttccCGAATCGCAGGAGAAGATCAGCATCTACCAGGCCAAGAGGAAGGGGCTCCTGAGGCCAGGGACGTCGCTGATCCTCCTGGAGGCGCAGGCGGCCACCGGCTTCGTCATCGACCCGGCGGCCAACAAACGTTACTCTGTGGATGAGGCCTTAAGGGCAAACGTCATCGGCCCCGACGTCTACGACaagctgctgtcagcagagaAATGCGTCACCGGGTACCGAGACCCCTGCTCAGGGGACAAGATCTCCCTCTTCCAGGCCATGCAGAAGGAGCTGATCGTCAGGGAGCACGGCATCCGCCTGCTGGAGGCCCAGATCGCCACCGGCGGCATCATCGACCCCGTGCACAGCCACCGCATCCCCGTGGAGGCGGCCTACAAGCGCGGCTACCTGGACAAGAAGATGACCGTCATCCTGTCCGACCCCAGCGACGACACCAAGGGCTTCTTCGACCCCAACACGGAGGAGAACCTCACCTAcctgcagctgaaggagaagTGCGTGACGGAGCCGGGCAGCGgtctctgcctgctgcccctGAACAGCGGGAGGCGGCAGTTCGTGGATGCTGCCACACGTGAGCTgttctgcagctcctggctgcccGTCCGCTTCGGGCGCCTGCGCGGAGAGAGGGTCTCCGTGTGGGAGCTGCTGACCTCCGAGTATTTCAGCGAGGGGCGGCGCCGGGAGATCTTCAACCACTACCGGCTGAAGAAGCTCAGCCTGGAGCAGATCCGGGCCATGCTGGAGGAGGAGATGAAGAAGTGGGCCCCCATCAAGTTCCCGGCCCTGAGGGGCAGTGTCAGCGCGTACCACCTGATGGAGACGGGCATCATTGACAGGACCCTGCTGGAGGAGGTGCTGGAGGGGTCCGTCAGCCCCGAGGAAGTCCTGCGCATGGACTCGGTCAGAAAATACCTCTACGGCTCCGGCAGCATTGGGGGCATcgtgctccagccctccaaCCAGAGGATGAGCATCTATGAGGCCATGAAACAGAACATCGTGGTACCCGGAGTCGCCCTACCGCTCCTGGAGGCGCAGGCTGCCACGGGCTTCATCATCGACCCTGTGAACAACCAGAAGCTCCGTGTGGATGAGGCCGTCAAGGAGGGCGTCATCGGGCCGGAGGTGCACGagaagctgcagcaagcagaaggGGCAGTGTCGGGCTACAAAGACCCCTTCACGGGCAGGAAGATACCCCTCTTCCAGGCCATGAAGAAGGGTCTGATTGCGGACAAGCAGGCCATGCAGCTGATGGAGGTGCAGATGGCGACCGGAGGCATCATCGACCCAACGTGTGGCCACCACGTCCCCATCGAGGCTGCCCAGAAGCGCGGGTGCCTGGATGAGGACACAAGCAGAGCCCTTTCTGAGCCCAGCGACAGCAACAGAGCCTTCTGCGTCCCAGACAGCAAGGAGAACGTGAGCTACGCCGAGCTCATCCAGCGCTGCCAGAAGGACGAGGAGTCTGGCTTCcatctgctgcctctgctgcagaCGGCCGCTCCTGCCTACACGGACGAGCAAATCCAGCAGCTCTTCCAGGAAACCGTGGTGAAGGAGAAAGGAGTCTCCCTCTGGGCGCTCATCCACTCCGGGTACTTCACCGAAGAGCAGCGCAGGGGCTTCGTGGAGAGGTTCCGTGCAAAGGAAATGACGCTGCAGCAGCTGATTGCGCTGGTGCTTGGGCTGGTCGGGGAGATGGAAATGAAAGCCCGCACCCACATCGTGCTGCGGGGTCTGCAGGGCAGCGTCCCTGCCGTCTGGCTGCTGGAGGCCGGCATCATCACAGAGAAGATGTTTGAGGAGCTGGCTCAGGGCATCCGAACTCCTGAGGAAGTGGCTGAAGTGGGCAGCGTGAAGAAGTACCTGCAGGGCACGGGCGGCATCGCTGGGGTGGTCCTAGAGGAgtccaaaaagaaaatgagtttttacGATGCCATGAAGAACAACCTCCTCCTGCCCGGGGCTGCCCTGAAGCTGCTGGAAGCTCAGGCGGCCACGGGGTTCCTCACCGACCCCGCCACCAGCCGCAGGCTCAGCGTGAGGGACGCTGTGCGGGCGGGCGTTGTTGGCGAAGAGCTCACTGAGACGCTGCTCCGTGCAGAGAGGGCGGTGGTGGGCTACACAGACCCCTACACCGGGAGCCCCATCTCCCTGTGCCAGGCAGTCAGGAAGGAGCTCGTTCCCATGGCTGATGCTCTGCCTTTGCTGGAGGCCCAGCTGGCCACTGGAGGGGTCATCGATCCCATCCACCACCATCACCTCCCACTCCAGGCTGCATACAGGTACGGCTTCTTCGATGAGGACTTGAACCAAAGCCTCGCGCAGCTGAACGACAGCACCCAGATCTTCTTCGATCCAAACACGAAGGAAAACGTGACCTACCAGCAGCTGAAGGACCGGTGCGTTTATGAGGCTGAGACGGGTCTCTGGCTCCTTCCTCTGTCCAAAAATGCGATGTTCTGCGTGGATGACCAAACCGTGGAGGTGCTGAAATCTGTGACCGTCTGCATCAACGTAGGGCGGTTCAAAGGGCAGACGGTGTCCGTCTGGGACCTCCTCAACTCTGAGTACATCACGGACAGCAAAAGGAGAGAGCTGGTGCAGAAGTACAAAGATGAGAATGCCGAAGCACTGCGAGAAATCGTAACGATCGTCACCACAATTATCACAGAGACCGAGGCACAAGGCAAGAAGTTTGCATTCAAAGGTCTGCGGAAAAAGGTGTCTGCCAGTGATCTCTTCCGGTCCCAGCTGATAGACAAAAAAACCCTCGACGAGCTCAACCAGGGGAAGAAAACGGTCCAAGAAGTCACCAAAATGGACTCTGTCCGCATATACCTGGAGGGCAGCAATTTCATAGCGGGGGTCCTCATCCAGCCGAGCAATGAGAAGATGAGCATCTACCAGGCCATGCGGAAGGGCATCCTGAGGCCGGGCACGgcgctggtgctgctggaggcgCAGGCGGCCACCGGCTTCATCATCGACCcggagaaaaacaagaaattctcAGTGGAGGAGGCGCTGAAGGCTGGACTCGTTGGAGTGGAGGTTTATGaaaagctgctctctgcagaaaGAGCTGTGACGGGCTACGTTGACCCCTACACAAAAGCACCCATGTCCCTCTTCGAAGCCATGAACCAAGGGCTGATCGTGAAGAGCCACGGCGTCCGCCTGCTGGAGGCCC
This portion of the Meleagris gallopavo isolate NT-WF06-2002-E0010 breed Aviagen turkey brand Nicholas breeding stock chromosome 1 unlocalized genomic scaffold, Turkey_5.1 Chr1_random_7180001925805, whole genome shotgun sequence genome encodes:
- the LOC104915404 gene encoding epiplakin; protein product: MASKAVLNGAAVNGAAMNGAAVNGAAMNGAVMNGAAMNGAAMNGAAMNGAAMNGHSEHRDAPGPKCRDALPGKQKAAAGRDAAAMHLDGAAGRDVAAVQPGGSPLAAAVRDAAAVRSSGTAGSIAGVYVEAMKKMMSFYDATREHLLSLEPALLLLEAQAATGGIADVGQKSHVSVAEAVQRGLVGLELKERLLAAERAAVGFTDPYTEEQIPLFQALQKELLGREQGLRLLEAQLATGGLIDLATGGRLRAEAACEKGLLDEETGQLLSDGSEESKGFLDPNSMERVSYAELRGRCAVDPASGFLLLPLQLTFAGLGGRVSSTELRDAGIISPDVLRALQEGKLSAREVAEDDAVQRFLRGARSVAGVVLLSGERRSLYQALREHLLLPGAALALLQVQASTGSLIDPVQNRSFSVDEAVRSGLVGPELHEKLSSAERSISGYRDPCTGEMLSLFQAMSKGFVPRDHGLHLLEAQMATGGVIAPGRHLRVPAETACRWGYLDESSRQLLANPTEECKGFFHPSTQEKLSYAELLAQCVTDPSTGLLLLPLGDGTEGRRLFLDRSTQTALENTKVPVAVGKFKGKSVSLWKLLFSDYIQSEQRAALARQYLEGALSMQEVAKAVRAAVEEMASTANITFEGLRGRVTADQLLSSEIINKDLFKKLKEGETSAKEVVGMDTVRKYLEGTGSIAGLLLPESQEKISIYQAKRKGLLRPGTSLILLEAQAATGFVIDPAANKRYSVDEALRANVIGPDVYDKLLSAEKCVTGYRDPCSGDKISLFQAMQKELIVREHGIRLLEAQIATGGIIDPVHSHRIPVEAAYKRGYLDKKMTVILSDPSDDTKGFFDPNTEENLTYLQLKEKCVTEPGSGLCLLPLNSGRRQFVDAATRELFCSSWLPVRFGRLRGERVSVWELLTSEYFSEGRRREIFNHYRLKKLSLEQIRAMLEEEMKKWAPIKFPALRGSVSAYHLMETGIIDRTLLEEVLEGSVSPEEVLRMDSVRKYLYGSGSIGGIVLQPSNQRMSIYEAMKQNIVVPGVALPLLEAQAATGFIIDPVNNQKLRVDEAVKEGVIGPEVHEKLQQAEGAVSGYKDPFTGRKIPLFQAMKKGLIADKQAMQLMEVQMATGGIIDPTCGHHVPIEAAQKRGCLDEDTSRALSEPSDSNRAFCVPDSKENVSYAELIQRCQKDEESGFHLLPLLQTAAPAYTDEQIQQLFQETVLKSVTVCINVGRFKGQTVSVWDLLNSEYITDSKRRELVQKYKDENAEALREIVTIVTTIITETEAQGKKFAFKGLRKKVSASDLFRSQLIDKKTLDELNQGKKTVQEVTKMDSVRIYLEGSNFIAGVLIQPSNEKMSIYQAMRKGILRPGTALVLLEAQAATGFIIDPEKNKKFSVEEALKAGLVGVEVYEKLLSAERAVTGYVDPYTKAPMSLFEAMNQGLIVKSHGVRLLEAQIATGGIIDPVHSHRIPVEVAYKRGLFDEEMNRVLSDPSDDTKGFFDPNTHENLTYMQLLERCVQDAETGLYMLQVVQEGGKYFYIDELTRQVLQSKPLQVKVGRFKDQTVSVWEILYSHYISEQKRKELLKQYKCKTLTLEDLITLILKVIEETEQKGEALKVKGLRGEVSVSELFNSEIIDKRTLEQLQDGSLTLDSLTKKDAVRRYLDGTGCIAGVLLPSRKERMSIYQALERGLLSEQCALGLLEAQAATGFLIDPVTNQKLSVDEAVSSGLVGRELHEKLLSAERAVTGYTDPQLGTKISLFQAIRSKVAAKEHGIRLLEAQIATGGIIDPVHSHRLPVEVAYRRGHLDGDTFLLLSDPDHGSKGFIDPNVHEKSSYSQLLKRCSRDTDTGLFLLPVLEKEEDYFYIDEQTKKALMSTKVEVSVGKYKGSELSLWELLCSEYITEEKRKELVKKYKEESHHIVQRIIDIILNIIREKEQHRSDVWFQGIRQQITASELLSAQIITEETMQKLKEGKETAEEIAQKENVRRYLEGTGSIAGVLVPSKADPAKMEKMSIYQAMWKGILRPGTALVLLEAQAATGFIIDPVKNQKLSVDEAVSSGLVGSELQKKLVCAEKAVTGYSHPCTGQKMSLFQAMQKELIVREHGVRLLEAQIATGGIIDPVHSHRLPVEAAYQRGYFDREMSRVLSDPSDDTKGFFDPNTHENLTYMQLLRRCVPDPDTGLLMLQLMDKGSVLYQLSEDARRALQTARTSVSAGLFQGQSVTLWELLFSRYVPDRR